In the genome of Triticum urartu cultivar G1812 chromosome 5, Tu2.1, whole genome shotgun sequence, one region contains:
- the LOC125509940 gene encoding nuclear transport factor 2-like has protein sequence MDPDSVAKAFVEHYYRTFDTNRAALVGLYQEGSMLSFEGEKFQGAAAIATKLTSLPFTKCAHTVVTVDCQPAGPTGGMLVFVSGSLQVDGEHHIKFSQMFHLMPLGPGNFYVHNDMFRLNYG, from the exons atggaCCCCGACTCAGTGGCGAAGGCGTTCGTCGAGCACTACTACCGCACGTTCGATACCAACCGGGCGGCGCTGGTGGGGTTGTACCAGGAGGGCTCCATGCTCTCCTTCGAGGGCGAGAAGTTCCAGGGAGCCGCCGCCATCGCCACCAAGCTCACCTCCCTCCCCTTCACCAAGTGCGCCCACACCGTCGTCACCGTCGACTGCCAGCCCGCCGGCCCCACGGGCGGCATGCTCGTCTTCGTCTCCGGATCCCTCCAAGTCGACGGCGAGCACCACATCAAGTTCTCCCAG ATGTTCCACTTGATGCCACTCGGACCAGGGAACTTCTACGTGCACAACGACATGTTCCGCCTGAACTACGGCTAA
- the LOC125507178 gene encoding uncharacterized protein LOC125507178 codes for MDLPPLSHQALFAALRSADAEAVRRLLAGAEESALYVPADAEAVRLLLPLYDLEAAKLRSRLDLDAFHVAAKQGHTGFDAPRNNMEFAMEAPHSYGVFQEDVPQGKKEEEEFSTGPLSILMLSVKNNALGSEAAAWAPSGYVVSLSCFFSAQ; via the exons ATGGATCTCCCGCCGCTCTCCCACCAGGCGCTCTTCGCGGCCCTCCGATCCGCGGACGCCGAGGCCGTGCGCCGCCTCCTGGCCGGCGCCGAGGAGTCCGCGCTCTACGTCCCGGCGGACGCCGAGGCCGTgcgcctcctcctcccgctcTACGACCTCGAGGCCGCCAAGCTCCGCTCCCGCCTCGACCTCGATGCcttccacgtcgccgccaagcaAGGGCACACCG GGTTTGATGCTCCGAGGAACAACATGGAGTTCGCCATGGAGGCGCCCCACAGCTACGGCGTCTTCCAAGAGGACGTCCCG CAggggaagaaggaggaggaggagttcagCACGGGGCCCCTCTCCATTCTCATGCTCAGCGTCAAGAACAACGCCCTG GGTTCTGAGGCTGCAGCCTGGGCACCATCAGGGTATGTTGTTTCCCTGTCCTGTTTCTTCAGTGCTCAATAG